TAAGCGTCAAAACCAACGTAATAACACGCCTGCTAAACCAATGCCACAACGTAAGGAACAACCACTTCCAGAAGTATTGGTATACTCAATCGGGATGAACGTGCAAGACATTGCGAAGTTAATTCACCGTGATACTGCTGAAATCATCAAGAAGTTGTTCATGCTTGGGGTTATGGTTAACCAAAACCAAAGTTTGGATGCCGAAACAATCGAAATTTTAGCTGCTGACTACGGTATGGAAGCTGAAGAAAAAATTGAAGTCGACGTTGCCGATACTGATAAGTTCTTCGAAGAAGCACAAAACAGTAGCGAAAACCAAGCTCCACGTCCTCCAGTAGTTACTATCATGGGTCACGTTGACCATGGTAAGACGACCTTGCTTGATTACCTCCGTAACTCACACGTTACTGAAGGTGAAGCTGGTGGGATCACACAACACATCGGTGCTTACCAAGTTAAGTTGCAAGACCGTGTGATTACATTCTTGGATACTCCTGGTCACGCGGCCTTTACGGCAATGCGTGCACGTGGAGCGGACGTGACTGATATCACAATCTTGGTTGTTGCAGCTGATGATGGTGTAATGCCACAAACCATCGAAGCAATTAACCACGCTAAGGCCGCTGGAACACCAATCATTGTTGCGGTTAACAAGATTGATAAGCCAGGTGCCAACCCTGAAAACGTAATGAACCAATTGATGCAATACGAATTGGTTCCTGAAGAATTTGGTGGGGACACAATCTTCGTTAAGATTTCAGCTAAGTTCGGTCAAAACGTTGACGAATTGTTGGAAATGATCTTGTTGCAAGCTGACATGCTTGAATTGACTGCTAACCCAGATCAAAAAGCTGCTGGTTCAGTAATTGAAGCCCGTCTTGATAAGGGACGTGGCCCAATTGCAACCTTGCTCGTGCAACAAGGTACTTTGAAGGTTGGTGACCCAATCGTTGTTGGTAACACATACGGACGTGTTCGTACGATGACTAACGATCGCGGTCGTCGCATCAAGGAAGCTTTGCCATCTACCCCAGTTGAAATCACTGGTTTGAATGACGTGCCTGATTCAGGTGATCGCTTTATCGTCATGGAAGATGAAAAGACTGCCCGGGCAGCTGGTGAAGAACGTGCCAAACGTGCCTTGCTTGCTAACCGTCACCGTAACAACGTTGTGTCAGTGACTGATTTGTTCAGCCAAATGGCCGACAAGGAATTGAAGTCAGTGCCTGTTATCATCAAGGCCGACGTGCAAGGTTCTGTTGAAGCCTTGGCTGGTTCATTCCGTAAGATCGATGTTGATGGTGTTAAGGTTGATATCGTGCACACTGCGGTTGGTGCGATTAACGAGTCAGATGTTACCTTGGCTGAAGCTTCAGGTGCGATTATCATTGGTTTCAATGTGCGTCCTACACCTCAAGCACGTCAACAAGCTGATTCTGATGAAGTTGATATTCGTTTGCACAACGTTATCTATAATGCAATCGACGAAATCGAAGCTGCAATGAAGGGTCAACTTGAACCTGAATTCGTAGAAAAGATTATTGGTAACGTTGAAGTGCGTGATCTCTTCAAGGTTTCTAAGGTTGGTACCATTGTTGGTGGTATGGTGACCGATGGTGTTGTTAAGCGCGAATCAAGCATTCGTTTGATCCGTGATGGCGTTGTTATCTATGAAGGTAAGCTTGCTTCACTTAAGCGCTTCAAGGACGACGTTAAGGAAGTTAAGAAGGGCTACGACATGGGCTTGACAATTGAAAACTACAACGATGAAAAAATCGGTGATGTAATCGAAGCCTACGAAATGGTCGAAGTACCTGTTAAGTAATTTCCGATGAATTGAGTACGTGTTAATGTGCTTAATTTCATAAAAAGTTTAATTAAATTAACTAGCAAAGCCTGATTGACCCATTGGGTGAGTCGGGCTTTGTTGTCAGAATATATTCATTAAGGAGATATAACTATGCCACAAGGACACTATCGTGTAGGTCGTTTGTCACAAGAAGTACAACGTGAAGTGAACGATATCTTGTTGAAACGCGTCCGTGACCCACGGGTTCAAGACGTGACAGTTACTGGAGTTGATGTTACTGGTGATTTGCAACAAGCTAAGATTTACTACAGTATCTATTCAGATTTAGCTTCTGATGGACAAAAGGCGCAAGCTGGTTTAGAAGCATCCTCAGGTTTGATTCGGCGTGAACTTGGTCAACGTTTAACAACGTACAAGATTCCTGAATTATTATTTGAACGTGATAAGTCAGTACAATACGGTGATCACATCGAAGAATTATTGCGTGGGTTGAACAAAGACTAAGCGTTAATTCACATAAAAAGTAAGCACTAAGGTTTCCTTTTTGGAATCTTAGTGCTTTTTTGGTCTATTTTGTCTGACGTGGGGGTGAATAAGCTTGACCACTGCGTGTCGGCAAATTACTTGGCGCACCACGTTATCCGAACCTCTCAAGTCAAAATGCGGTCTTGTGAGGTTCGGATAAGCTGGGAGTCTAAAAAATAAATTCCTAAGACTCCTCATCTCATCCTCAGCGGTAACATGTGTTTCACACATATTCCCCTAGTCGCGGTGTAAAGGCTGCGCCCGCCAAGCAAATTGCCGGCACTCCGTTAGTTAGTAATAATACTCAAACTAGCGAAAAACAGGTCGCAGTAGCATAGGAAAAAACACTGACGCTAGAACCTCGGTAATTCGATGATTGCAAAGTACGGAAATGACAATCCCGCACTAGAAAAAATAGAATGTTAATTCGAGCGTGATTTCAGTGGTGTCAACTACTATAAGAAATGTCCTAGAAAATAGTCTGACACTACTCTTGTGTGTGTTAATCCCGTCGAAAATCAGTAGTAGTAAGGAATTAGTAGGGTTGATGGCAAATTTGAATTAGTGAATTATATGATTGTTGAAAATAAGAATGCCGTTAAATCAAGACTTATACCTTAGTGGTGTCACCGTCCAGCTATAAGAAACGTAATGAAAAGACGAATTGACACTACTCTTGAGTGAATTGGCAGTGTCAAAAATCAATGGTGGCAACGGTTTGAGGCGCTGGCGTGGATTTGAATTGATGAAAATTAGAATTGCCAAAAAATAAGAATGTTGTTAAATCAACATTTATACCTGGGTAGTGTCGCGGATTTTGTGCCGTTTTCGCTGAAAATGCGTTATACTAATAGGAGCGATTTTAGAACGAATTGAAAGATTGAAAGATTGAAAGATTGAAAGAGGAACAATAGCGATGGATGGGATTTTACCGGTATTCAAAGAACGGGGTATGACTAGTCATGATGTAGTTTTTAAGCTACGTAAGATTTTACATACCAAGAAAATTGGCCACTCTGGAACATTGGATCCTAATGTCGATGGTGTTTTGCCGGTTGCGGTTGGAAAAGCAACTAAGACGGTTGAATTCCTGATGGCATCTGGTAAGCAATACAAGGGTGAAATTACATTTGGCTTTGCGACAACAACTGAAGACCTTGATGGTGAAGAAGTTGAACGGGTGGCACTTGAACGGCCATTTACGGCTGCTGAAATTGACGCAGGATTGGCCTCATTGACGGGGACAATTAAGCAAATTCCACCGATGTTTTCTGCGGTGAAAGTCAATGGCCGGAAGCTATATGAATATGCACGGGCTGGTGAAGAAGTCGAACGGCCAGTACGCGAAATTACAATTAGTGAGTTCAAGCAAACTAAACCAGCGATTTGGAATGCGGTTGATAAAACGCAGACTGCTTATTTTGAAGTTGGAGCATCCAAGGGGACATATGTCCGGACGTTGGCGGTTGATGCTGGAAAATTCCTTGGCGTGCCAGCAGTGATGTCTGATTTGACGCGGACTAAGTCAGGGGGCTTCACAATCGACCAAGCCGTTAAGTTAGCTGGGATTCAAGAGGCGATGGACAATGGCACAATCGACGATATTCTGTTGCCAATTGATTATGCATTGGACATGTACCCAATTGTGGCGCTGAATGACGAACTCTGGGGCGTAATGAAAAATGGTGGTTGGTTTGATAAGGCTGACTTCGATTCGGATGCGGCGATTGTCCGGGTTCAATATCATGATGATACGAAAGCGTTGTACCAGTGGAGTGAAGAAAAACAGGTCTACAAGCCACTGAAAATGTTTAGTAATCAATAACAAAATTTAAGGTAAAAAAACATGCAATTAATTGATGTGCGCTATCCGTTTGATGAAAACTTAATTCCTGATGAACCAGTTGTCTTGGCAATGGGCTTTTTTGACGGAGTTCACAAGGGGCACCAGCAAGTGCTCGCACAAGCACGTAAGTTAGCGGATGAAAAGGGCGTTAAAATGGCCATCTTAACGTATGACCACCATCCAACGATTGTGTTCAAAAATGTACCAACGCAATTCCAATATTTAACGACTTGGAAACGTAAACAAGAAGTATTTGATGATATGGGTGCCGACATTGTTTATCGCGTTAGTTTTACTTCAAAATTAGCCAAACTTACCCCACAAGAATTTACGGACAAGTTTATGGTTGGATTTCACGCCTTAGCGGTCGTAGCAGGCTTTGATCACACATATGGTCCCAAGGACACGGCAACCATGGAAAACCTGCCAAAATACGCCGCCGGACGCTTTGAAGTTCACTCAATCCCAGCGTTTGAGGTGGATGGCGCTAAAGTGGGTTCAACCCGGATTCGCGCAGCGATTGACGGTGGCATGGTTGATACAGCAAATGAATTGCTAGGCTATATTTATAAGACAACTGGTCTAGTGGTGCACGGACAGGCAATTGGCCGTACGATTGGGTATCCAACTGCTAATATTTTGACGACTAATGGTGAACGAGTGCCAGGCGTTGGCGTCTATGCGGTCCGGATTAAGATTGGTGCCGCTTGGTATGACGCCATGGCTTCGGTGGGGTATAACGAAACCTTTGGCGAAGATCGCCCCAAAACAGTTGAAATCTTTATTTTTGATTTTAGCGAAGAAATTTACGGGGAAAATGTGGAAGTGCTCTGGAATCATTTCTTGCGCGGAATGGTCAAGTTTAATGGGGTTGAAGCGCTCATTGATCAGTTGAAAGCTGATGATTGGGACTCACGCGAATACTTCAAAACACTTTCCAAAAAATAATTTATATAAATTGCAAAAAAGTGTTGACGGTCAGCTTAGTAATTGATATTATTATTAAGTTGATTGATACGGAGGAATAGCGAAGAGGCTAAACGCGGCGGACTGTAAATCCGCTCCTTCGGGTTCGTAGGTTCGAATCCTACTTCCTCCATAATTGATAAAAAGCGACTACTTCGGTGGTCGCTTTTTTTTCTAAAATTTAGCGTGAGAAATTGATAGAAAAGCCGGGTACTTCACAATAACTTCACAAAAATTCGGTAAAATAAACTTATTAGATATTATATGTACACGAATAGTTGGGCAGTTAATATAAATATAGTTATGATGTAATAGATTATTAAAGGAGGAAAGTATGTCGCAATCATATCAGTTATTCAAAAAAACTAACGAAAAGTTACTAATGGAGGGTGATACATACGGCAAGCGGATTATGCATGAAATTACATGCCTGATCAATGATCCGAGTTATCAAGCGAGTATTGTTAAAGTAATGCCTGGGGACACATATGCGTACCAAATCTTGGGTATTGATGATTTCGAAGCGTTAAAACGCGATGCGATGATTAATGCACTACGTTTGGAAGGTTTTGTATTTTCTACGGTTGAAGGTGATACGGAAAATATGGATGTTGTTACGGTTAACGGCCAAGCTATGAAACGGACCATTATTCAAAAAATTCGCCTGACGCTGCGGAAACCACGTAATCGCAATAAAGTGTATTTAGCGCTGGCATTAATCAGTGTGTTACAGCTTTTTATTCCTTACGCTGAGTTGAGCCAACGTGTGCGGACGTTAAATATAATTTGGATTATATTTGTTGGGTTTGCCATTGATTATAGTTTCCGCGAAGCTAAACAATTAGAATTAGTATTTCCTTCATTGATTGGCATGCAAGTTGAAGACGCTCGTCAAATGATTGCAGATCAAGGCTTTAAAGTTGGTAACTCAATTTTGGGTCGGCAAATTAACGGTATGGGTATTGATGGCGAACGTGTTGTGAGTGCCAAACGTGGGTTATTCGGTCGTTCAATTGAGCTAAATTCAAAAGGTGGTGCATCATGAAAATTAGTTGGTCACGTAAAATTCTAATCACGGCAATTGCCTTACTTGGATTAGGGACAACAACTGGCGTCAGCAATCATTATCAAACGGTTGAAGATGCCTCTGCCAATTTAACGAAGCACGTTAAGCATTTAGGTGCGCTGAAGAATCAGCAATTTATTGGCGATAAATATAATAAAATGATTATTACTGACGAAAAAGTCAGTGCGCAAAATTTAAAAAGTGGTGACGCAGCGAAGATTAAGGGTACGACTAAGCAAGTTAAGCAACATATTACATTAATTAATCAATTAATTAAGTCAAATGCCAAACATGGCGACACGATGCAGGAACTGATTCCAAATGCTGAAGGCGTCTTAACTAATAATTTAATTGCTAATGATAAAGCCGAAGAATTAACCACGGCATTAACGAATGCTAAGTCGACACTGCAAAATAAGACATATGATGATTACGCGACTGCTAATACGCGTTTGAATGAAGCGGTAGCAGGTGCTAATACGCAAATTCAAGGTCAAGTAGATTATTTGGCAGCGGAGAAAAAAGCTGCCCCAGTGGTTAAACTGGGTAACAAGTGGATTAAGGCTAGTAACGTCAATGCGGCGCAGTTAAATGAATTGAAGGTAGCAATTGCCGATGTTCAGCAAGCGCGTACTGCCGATGATGTGAATGATAAAGTCGATATTTTACATTCTGAAATCGATGATACGAAGGAATTATCACTTTCATATCAAAAGGCCCAACCAACTATCCAAAAGGCGCAAACGCTTGCCAATACAAGTACGGTCAAGGACAACGAAAAGAGTTCACTACGAAAATCGATTAATAAGTTTCAAACGTTAACATATGCCTCACAAGGGCCTGAAACGCTAACGAAGTTAAAAGATAAAATCAGTCGGGTTGAAACTAATATCCAAACACGCCATGACCGCGCAATTGCGGCAGCAAAAGAAAAAGTCGCAGCGGCAGAACGTGAACGAGTTGCAGCCGAGCAAGCAGCCAAGAAAAAGGCTGAAAAAGCTGCTGCCCAACAAGCAGCTAAACCGGCAAGCAGTACCAGTTCAACGGTAACTAGTGATGGTTGGCATCAAGCGCCAGCTGGCTATAAATATTTAAAATCAGCCAGTGGCTGTTACTATGGACAAGTTAAGAATCCTGGTAACTTTAGTTTGATTTCAGCTGATGAAGCTTATGCAAGCTATCGTCCGGGCCATGGTAATGGATCCGCTAAGCAATAAAACAAAATAGTAATTACGCAAAAGCAGTGAATTAGTTTAATTAACGCAAATTCACTGCTTTTTTGTTAGGTCAAATGATGGGCTTTATTTTTATCGCAAGAAACCATAACATTTCATGAGAATTGCAGTATAATGAGAATATTATTAAAAATAACCAATGAGGTGGGCGCTAATGGCAGAAGTTACACGATTTATTGAAACATATGTACCACAACACTATGATATTTATTTAGATATTAATCGCGGCACGAAGAGTTTTGCTGGTAAGACGACAATTACGGGTGAAGCACTAGTTTCCCCAATTCTAATCCACCAACACGATTTGAACATTCAGACCGTTAAAGTTAACGGGGAAGTGGCAGAATTTGTTGTTGATACTGATAAGGATTCGATTGCAATCACGGTGCCAGCAGTTGGCGATTTGACCTTAGACTTTGAATACGATGCCAAATTAACGGATAATATGACCGGGATTTATCCTTCATACTACAAAGTTGATGGTGTTTCAAAGCAATTAGTCAGCACCCAATTTGAAACCAATTTTGCCCGCCAAGCATTTCCAAGTGTCGACGAACCAGAAGCGAAGGCGACCTTTGATGTGGCCATTAAGTTTGATGAGCAAGCTGGTGAAACAATTTTAGCGAACATGCCGGAAAAAGAAGTTGTTGATGGGGTGCACTATTTTGATACAACTGTACGGATGTCAACTTACTTAGTTGCATTTGGTTTCGGCGATTTACAAGGTAAATACACAGAAACAACTTCAGGTGTGAAAATCGGGGTCTTTGCCACGAAGGCACACGCTACTGATGAATTGGATTTTGCGGTTGATATTGCAAAACGCTCAATTGAATTTTTTGAAGAATACTACCAAACACCATATCCATTGCCACACTCATGGCAATTAGCGTTGCCTGATTTCTCAGCGGGCGCGATGGAAAACTGGGGACTAGTAACATACCGGGAAGCCGCATTGTTAGTTGATCCAGCGAATACTTCACTGCCAATGAAGCACCGGGTGGCAACTGTGATTGCCCACGAATTAGCGCACCAATGGTTTGGTGACTTGGTAACGATGAAGTGGTGGGATGACTTGTGGTTGAATGAAAGTTTTGCCAACATGATGGAATACGTGGCAATCGATGCGTTGCAACCTGACTGGCACATCTGGGAATCTTACCAAACTGGTGAAGTTCTTGGCGCATTGAATCGTGATGCAACCGATGGGGTTCAATCTGTCCACGTCGAAGTGAAGCATCCTGCTGAAATCGATACTTTGTTTGACCCCGCAATTGTTTATGCCAAAGGCTCACGGGTTCTTGTTATGGTACGGACGTTAATTGGCGAAGATGCTTTACGGACTGGCTTAAAAACCTACTTTGCTAAGCATCAGTACGGCAACACAACCGGGGACGATTTGTGGACGGAGCTTTCAGCAGCTTCGGGTCAAGATGTTAACGCCGTGATGAGTACGTGGCTTGATCAACCTGGCTATCCAGTAGTTGAAGCTAAGGTAGTCGCTGGTAAACTGATGATTTCACAACAACAATTCTTTATCGGTGAACATACTGATGCGAACCGTCAATGGCAAATTCCTTTAAACAGTAACTATGCTGTCGCACCAGTATTGTTGAAGGAACAAGAGCTTGAATTGGGCGATTATGCCAAATTACGAGCCGACGCTGGCCAACCATTCCGTTTGAATCTGGAAAATGGTTCACACTTCATCGTTAAATATGATGATACGTTGTTAGCGGATATTTTGGAGCATGCGGATGAATTAGATGCGATTGCACAACTGCAAATCTTGCAAGACTTACGTTTCTTAGCAGAAGGCCAACAAGTATCATACGCTAGCGTTGTACCTTTGGCAGCGAAGTTTGCGGAAAGTAAATCAATCGTCGTCAACGAAGCAATCTTCATGATTCTTAGCAATTTGAAGAAGTTTGTTGAGCCAAATTCAGCGGAAAAAGCAGCGCTACAAAAATTCATTGGTCAATTGAGTGCTGAACAACTAGCACGTCTTGGTTGGGCACCTAAGCCAACTGATACCAATGACGACACGCTCGTGCGGCCATATATCTTGAGCTCAGCTTTGTATGCTGAAGACCAAGCGGCAATTGACGAAGCGCACGCGTTGTTTGTAGCACATGAAGATAACTTGTTTGATTTGCCGGCCGATGCGCGTGTGCATGTCTTACGTAATGAAGTTAAGCACTTTGGTAGTGTAGCGTTATTTGAAAAGCTCGTGGTTGCTTACCAAGAAGCGACCGATCCAAGTTACCAAGGTAATTTGAGCAGTGCAATTACGAGTGTCACTGATGATCAATTGGTTAAACGCGTCGTTGAATTATTTGAAGATGCAACGGTTGTGAAGCCACAAGATTTGCGTGGTTGGTTTGCCGGTTTACTGGGGAATCCAGCAGGGCAACAAGCGGCTTGGGATTGGATTCGGACTGATTGGCAATGGTTAGTTGATAAAGTTGGTGGCGATATGTCATTTACAAGCTATATCACAATTATTGCCCGGACATTCCGTTCACAAGCGCGTTTGGCTGAGTTTAAAGCATTCTTTGAACCTAAATTAGCCGAACCTGGTTTGACACGTGAAGTTACGATGGATACGCAAGTGATTGCAAGTACGGTGGCCTTGATTGAAAGCCAAGGGGCCGAAGTTAACGCAGCGATTGCAGGAGCAAATAAATAGTCTTTAATTGGCTCTTTTCTGTCTGACGTGGGATTGAATAAAATTGGCCACTGCGTGCCAGTAAATTACTTGGCGCACCACGCTGGAAGCAGCCTCCCAAGCCAGTCTGTGCTTATGCCTGCGAACCGGCAACGCAAAACATCCCAGCATTTTGTTTCACAAAATACTGAATCTAATCCTAACGCGATTAGATTAGCCTTGCAGGCTGGATGTCTGTCTTGGTCGGTTCGGATAAGCTGGGAGTCTATGGAAATAAATTTCCTAGACTCCTCATCTTATCCTCAGTGGAAATATGTGCTTTACACATATTCCCCCAGTCGCGGTGTAAAGTCTACGACCGCCCAGTAATTTACCGGCACTCCGTTAGTTAGGCGTAATGCTCAAACCAGCGGAAAATAGTTACCAATCACAGAACGTAGTAGCATGGAAAAACAACACTGACAATAGAACCTCAGTAATTTGATGATTGAAAAGTGCAGAAACGACAATCCCGCGCTAGTTTAAATAGTCTTTAATTTGAGTATTTGAGCCACTTCGCTAGTATATGGAATAAGTAATATTTAACTGTAAAAGAAATAGCTATCATCGTAACCACTTTTTATGATGATGGCTATTTTTCTGACACTTCCTTATTGATATCGCTGCCCAGAGGTACTATAATCAACAGTGAATTGAATATTGAATAACGTTGAAGAAAGAAATTCATCGAAGTAACTACTTCCAGCGAGTTTGGGTTAGTGTAAGCCAAGCAAGTAGTTAAAGATGAACGGCGCTTTTGGAGTTATCGTATTTGTAACGAAGCTGCCTAGTATGACTAGGAAGTAGGGTGGAACCGCGTTAATTAACGTCCCTATGTCAATGATAATATTGGCGTAGGGACCTTTTTGTATTCTACGTCAAAAATTTAGGAGCCGTCCGGGCACGAAATTAACTTTGCTTCAATTTCAAGACTCGTTCAGTTCCGAAATGCAGTGAAACTATTTAGGAGCCGTCCGGGCATCCGAAATGCAGTTAAACTATTTAGGAGGATTACGCAATGACACAAAAATTGCCAATGCAACAAATTATTTTGAAATTGCAACAATACTGGGCCGCGCAAGGTGCCATGTTGATGCAAGCTTACGATACTGAAAAGGGTGCGGGGACAATGAGTCCTTACACATTCTTGCGGGCGATTGGACCGGAACCTTGGAACGCCGCTTATGTAGAACCTTCACGTCGTCCAGCTGATGGTCGTTATGGTGATAATCCTAACCGTTTGTTCCAACACCACCAATTCCAAGTTGTGATGAAGCCATCACCTGATAATATCCAAGAACTTTACTTGGGTTCATTGCGTGAATTAGGGATCGAACCGCTTGAACACGATATCCGTTTTGTTGAAGATAACTGGGAAAACCCATCAATGGGTGCCGCCGGTGTTGGTTGGGAAGTCTGGCTTGATGGGATGGAAGTTACCCAATTTACGTACTTCCAACAAGTTGGTGGTTTGCAAGTCGACTCTGTTACCTCAGAAGTTACTTACGGACTTGAACGTTTAGCCTCATACATCCAAGACGTTGAAACAGTTTATGATCTTGAATGGGCCGATGGTGTCTTGTACGGTGATATCTTCAAGGAACCAGAATTTGAACACTCAAAATACGCTTTTGAAGAATCAAACCAAGACATGTTATTGGAAATGTTTGATAACTTCGAACGTGAAGCGAAACGTTTACTTGACTTAGGTCTTGTTCACCCAGCTTATGACTACATTTTAAAGAGCTCACACACATTCAACTTGTTGGATGCCCGTGGGACAGTTTCAGTTACTGAACGTGCCGGCTACTTGAGCCGAATTCGTAACATGGCGCGTGCCGTGGCGAAGGCGTTTGTGGCTGAACGTAAGAAGCGTGGATTCCCATTGTTGAAGGATCCAGAATTACGCGCCAAATATTTGGCTGACGAAGACGATAAGGAGGCTAAGTAATCATGGCTCATAACTTTTTATTAGAAATCGGTTTAGAAGAAATCCCTGCGCACGTTGTTACACCAAGTATTGATCAACTTGCTAAGCGTGTTGGTAAGTTCTTGGACGACCAACGGATTAGCTACGGTGAAATCAAAAAGTTCTCAACTCCACGACGTTTGGCACTCCAAATTCTTGATTTGGCTGATGGTCAACCGGATGTTGAAGAAGAAGTTAAAGGACCTGCAAAAAAGATTGCGCTTGATGCTGAAGGCAACTGGTCAAAGGCTGCGCAAGGTTTTGTCCGCGGACAAGGTGCCACGACTGATGATATTTTCTTCAAGGAATTGAAGGGCGTTGAATACCTCTATGTCAACAAGTTCACGGCTGGTAAGCCAGTGGCTGAAGTCTTGGTTGATTTGAAGGACGTTGTGACGGCAATGAACTTCCCAACGATGATGCGATGGGCGAATAACTCATTTGAATACGTGCGTCCAATCAAGTGGTTGGTAGCATTGTTGGATAATGAGTTGATTCCATTCTCAATTCTTGATAAGACCGTTGACCGCTTTTCACGTGGACACCGTTTCTTAGGTCACGATGTTGAATTTACGGACGCATTAAGCTACGAACAAACATTGAAAGATGTCTTCGTAATTGCCGATGCACAAGCGCGTAAAGATTTGATTCGTGCACAAGTTTTGGCGATTGCAGCTGAAAATAACTGGAAGATTGAAATCGATGAAGACTTGCTTGAAGAAGTTAACAACTTGGTTGAATGGCCAACGGCGTTTACTGGTTCATTCAAGGAAGAATACTTGGCCGTGCCGGATGAAGTTTTAGTCACTTCAATGAAGGAACACCAACGTTTCTTCTATGTAACGGATGCCGAAGATAACTTGTTACCACACTTTATCTCTGTTCGTAACGGTAACGCTGAATTTATCGAAAACGTTGCGCGTGGGAACGAAAA
This is a stretch of genomic DNA from Periweissella cryptocerci. It encodes these proteins:
- the rbfA gene encoding 30S ribosome-binding factor RbfA; this encodes MPQGHYRVGRLSQEVQREVNDILLKRVRDPRVQDVTVTGVDVTGDLQQAKIYYSIYSDLASDGQKAQAGLEASSGLIRRELGQRLTTYKIPELLFERDKSVQYGDHIEELLRGLNKD
- a CDS encoding PASTA domain-containing protein; translated protein: MSQSYQLFKKTNEKLLMEGDTYGKRIMHEITCLINDPSYQASIVKVMPGDTYAYQILGIDDFEALKRDAMINALRLEGFVFSTVEGDTENMDVVTVNGQAMKRTIIQKIRLTLRKPRNRNKVYLALALISVLQLFIPYAELSQRVRTLNIIWIIFVGFAIDYSFREAKQLELVFPSLIGMQVEDARQMIADQGFKVGNSILGRQINGMGIDGERVVSAKRGLFGRSIELNSKGGAS
- the infB gene encoding translation initiation factor IF-2, whose translation is MAKRIYELAKELDVSSKDLVTAAEDKGFDVKNHMSTIGDNEERQLRDRFGKKGDASAPKPAAAKPATENKPAQNNQNRSNNNGNAQRSNNGQNGQNRPNNGNSQNHTNSNNQNRSNNGNGQNRNSNQSGQSRPSNNGAANGQNRSNNNNQSRPANTSSTSSQNRSSNSSTTTTSTSQNGSGRFGGALNNNAPKRNNNNGGRGGYGSQGNNGQHNRHGKKGKRQNQRNNTPAKPMPQRKEQPLPEVLVYSIGMNVQDIAKLIHRDTAEIIKKLFMLGVMVNQNQSLDAETIEILAADYGMEAEEKIEVDVADTDKFFEEAQNSSENQAPRPPVVTIMGHVDHGKTTLLDYLRNSHVTEGEAGGITQHIGAYQVKLQDRVITFLDTPGHAAFTAMRARGADVTDITILVVAADDGVMPQTIEAINHAKAAGTPIIVAVNKIDKPGANPENVMNQLMQYELVPEEFGGDTIFVKISAKFGQNVDELLEMILLQADMLELTANPDQKAAGSVIEARLDKGRGPIATLLVQQGTLKVGDPIVVGNTYGRVRTMTNDRGRRIKEALPSTPVEITGLNDVPDSGDRFIVMEDEKTARAAGEERAKRALLANRHRNNVVSVTDLFSQMADKELKSVPVIIKADVQGSVEALAGSFRKIDVDGVKVDIVHTAVGAINESDVTLAEASGAIIIGFNVRPTPQARQQADSDEVDIRLHNVIYNAIDEIEAAMKGQLEPEFVEKIIGNVEVRDLFKVSKVGTIVGGMVTDGVVKRESSIRLIRDGVVIYEGKLASLKRFKDDVKEVKKGYDMGLTIENYNDEKIGDVIEAYEMVEVPVK
- the truB gene encoding tRNA pseudouridine(55) synthase TruB, yielding MDGILPVFKERGMTSHDVVFKLRKILHTKKIGHSGTLDPNVDGVLPVAVGKATKTVEFLMASGKQYKGEITFGFATTTEDLDGEEVERVALERPFTAAEIDAGLASLTGTIKQIPPMFSAVKVNGRKLYEYARAGEEVERPVREITISEFKQTKPAIWNAVDKTQTAYFEVGASKGTYVRTLAVDAGKFLGVPAVMSDLTRTKSGGFTIDQAVKLAGIQEAMDNGTIDDILLPIDYALDMYPIVALNDELWGVMKNGGWFDKADFDSDAAIVRVQYHDDTKALYQWSEEKQVYKPLKMFSNQ
- a CDS encoding M1 family metallopeptidase, coding for MAEVTRFIETYVPQHYDIYLDINRGTKSFAGKTTITGEALVSPILIHQHDLNIQTVKVNGEVAEFVVDTDKDSIAITVPAVGDLTLDFEYDAKLTDNMTGIYPSYYKVDGVSKQLVSTQFETNFARQAFPSVDEPEAKATFDVAIKFDEQAGETILANMPEKEVVDGVHYFDTTVRMSTYLVAFGFGDLQGKYTETTSGVKIGVFATKAHATDELDFAVDIAKRSIEFFEEYYQTPYPLPHSWQLALPDFSAGAMENWGLVTYREAALLVDPANTSLPMKHRVATVIAHELAHQWFGDLVTMKWWDDLWLNESFANMMEYVAIDALQPDWHIWESYQTGEVLGALNRDATDGVQSVHVEVKHPAEIDTLFDPAIVYAKGSRVLVMVRTLIGEDALRTGLKTYFAKHQYGNTTGDDLWTELSAASGQDVNAVMSTWLDQPGYPVVEAKVVAGKLMISQQQFFIGEHTDANRQWQIPLNSNYAVAPVLLKEQELELGDYAKLRADAGQPFRLNLENGSHFIVKYDDTLLADILEHADELDAIAQLQILQDLRFLAEGQQVSYASVVPLAAKFAESKSIVVNEAIFMILSNLKKFVEPNSAEKAALQKFIGQLSAEQLARLGWAPKPTDTNDDTLVRPYILSSALYAEDQAAIDEAHALFVAHEDNLFDLPADARVHVLRNEVKHFGSVALFEKLVVAYQEATDPSYQGNLSSAITSVTDDQLVKRVVELFEDATVVKPQDLRGWFAGLLGNPAGQQAAWDWIRTDWQWLVDKVGGDMSFTSYITIIARTFRSQARLAEFKAFFEPKLAEPGLTREVTMDTQVIASTVALIESQGAEVNAAIAGANK
- the ribF gene encoding riboflavin biosynthesis protein RibF, whose amino-acid sequence is MQLIDVRYPFDENLIPDEPVVLAMGFFDGVHKGHQQVLAQARKLADEKGVKMAILTYDHHPTIVFKNVPTQFQYLTTWKRKQEVFDDMGADIVYRVSFTSKLAKLTPQEFTDKFMVGFHALAVVAGFDHTYGPKDTATMENLPKYAAGRFEVHSIPAFEVDGAKVGSTRIRAAIDGGMVDTANELLGYIYKTTGLVVHGQAIGRTIGYPTANILTTNGERVPGVGVYAVRIKIGAAWYDAMASVGYNETFGEDRPKTVEIFIFDFSEEIYGENVEVLWNHFLRGMVKFNGVEALIDQLKADDWDSREYFKTLSKK